One window of the Methyloprofundus sedimenti genome contains the following:
- the leuC gene encoding 3-isopropylmalate dehydratase large subunit, producing MKKTMYEKIWDSHLVAEIAGQAPLLYVDRHLMHEVTSPQAFEGLRLAKRKVRNPHSILATMDHCVPTKDRDLPISDPIAKKQIETMADNCEENGLNLYDMKNPNNGVIHIVVPEHGFVHPGMVVVCGDSHTATHGAFGALAFGIGTSEVEHVMATQTLPQQKSKTLLIQIDGELSKYASAKDIALAITGKIGTAGGNGHVIEYAGSAIRKLSMEGRMTLCNMAIEAGARAGLVAPDEKTYAYLQGREFAPSGDNWDKALAYWKTLPSDEGAEFDMVVTLNAADIEPQVTWGTSPEQVTGITNRVPAPEDFDDSIKQQACANALEYMGLTAHTKMTDIPVDLIFIGSCTNGRIEDFRIAAEVTKGTKVAANVTAIAVPGSYHVKKQAEEEGLDKIFIEAGWEWRDPGCSMCLAMNGDELTVGQRSASTSNRNFEGRQGKGGRTHLVSPAMAAAAAAAGHFVDIRNL from the coding sequence ATGAAAAAAACCATGTACGAAAAGATCTGGGACAGCCATCTTGTGGCTGAAATTGCTGGTCAGGCCCCACTATTATATGTTGATCGTCATTTGATGCATGAGGTAACAAGCCCGCAAGCATTTGAAGGATTAAGACTTGCAAAACGCAAAGTGCGTAATCCTCATAGCATTCTGGCAACTATGGATCATTGCGTGCCGACTAAAGATAGAGACTTGCCTATTAGCGACCCCATTGCGAAAAAGCAGATAGAAACGATGGCTGATAACTGCGAGGAAAATGGTTTAAATCTTTATGATATGAAAAACCCAAATAACGGTGTTATTCATATCGTTGTTCCGGAGCATGGTTTTGTCCATCCGGGTATGGTTGTGGTTTGCGGTGATAGTCATACAGCAACACATGGTGCTTTTGGTGCCTTAGCTTTTGGTATTGGTACATCTGAAGTTGAACATGTGATGGCAACCCAAACATTGCCACAACAAAAATCAAAAACCTTATTAATTCAAATTGACGGCGAATTATCCAAATATGCATCAGCTAAAGATATAGCGCTGGCAATTACCGGAAAAATTGGTACCGCCGGCGGCAATGGGCATGTTATCGAATATGCGGGAAGCGCCATTCGCAAGCTGTCTATGGAAGGCCGTATGACCCTTTGTAATATGGCGATTGAAGCGGGTGCCAGAGCAGGTTTAGTTGCGCCTGATGAAAAAACTTATGCTTATTTGCAAGGTCGTGAATTTGCCCCTTCAGGCGATAACTGGGATAAAGCATTAGCTTACTGGAAAACCCTGCCCAGTGACGAAGGTGCTGAATTCGATATGGTCGTTACCTTAAATGCAGCTGATATTGAACCTCAGGTTACCTGGGGTACATCACCTGAACAAGTAACAGGCATCACGAACAGAGTCCCCGCACCTGAAGATTTTGATGATAGTATCAAACAACAGGCATGTGCTAATGCCCTGGAATATATGGGATTAACAGCGCATACGAAAATGACTGATATTCCTGTAGACTTGATTTTTATTGGCTCATGCACCAACGGACGTATTGAAGATTTTCGTATTGCAGCTGAAGTGACCAAAGGAACAAAAGTAGCGGCCAATGTAACAGCTATTGCCGTACCCGGTTCTTATCATGTTAAAAAACAAGCGGAAGAGGAAGGTCTGGATAAAATTTTCATTGAGGCAGGCTGGGAATGGAGAGACCCCGGTTGCTCTATGTGTCTGGCAATGAATGGTGACGAACTTACTGTAGGACAACGTAGTGCATCCACTTCAAATAGAAACTTTGAAGGCCGCCAGGGTAAAGGCGGAAGAACGCACCTGGTCTCACCAGCTATGGCAGCTGCTGCGGCGGCGGCGGGTCACTTTGTTGATATTCGCAACCTTTAA